One region of Triticum aestivum cultivar Chinese Spring chromosome 6B, IWGSC CS RefSeq v2.1, whole genome shotgun sequence genomic DNA includes:
- the LOC123133305 gene encoding uncharacterized protein, with translation MALACASHHVRRLLLHPGAGAPARSFCAQPYQAKVGVVEFLNGVGKGVETHAAKLEEAVDGEPQSVPETRPPRRKKFGGPCKLRKLILSFPHKYRLGLTKHPAEARKVQ, from the exons ATGGCCCTCGCGTGTGCATCTCATCAtgtgcgccgcctcctcctccaccccggggccggagctccggcgaggtcctTCTGCGCCCAGCCCTACCAAG CCAAGGTAGGCGTGGTGGAGTTCCTGAACGGGGTCGGCAAGGGGGTGGAGACGCACGCGGCGAAGCTGGAGGAGGCAGTCGACGGCGAACCCCAGAGTGTGCCCGAGACCCGCCCGCCACGGCGCAAGAAGTTCGGTGGCCCCTGCAAGCTT AGAAAGTTGATTTTGAGCTTTCCTCACAAGTACCGTCTTGGTCTTACGAAGCACCCAGCAGAAGCCAGGAAAGTGCAATGA
- the LOC123135566 gene encoding uncharacterized protein: MGGDATEIAILESHGPQEMASLPIPDELLPEIFLRLPTPADLVRTSAACVSFRGVVTDRPFLRRYRKIHAPPLLGFLDLNGVFHPAEPPHPFTSAAEAFADFSLSFLPAPASDWAIQDIRDGRVLLGRRGVFTEFVVCDPLHRRHILLPPIPDVNQWLPSVDNSHIFLMGGDEDASDETFFRVIYVAVNQHKQVALVFSSSTGQWRATPPSIVRSPNSYWLQCAYGCLYGLTERNQKLQVLDTQRMVFSLLDLPPEARAGGSSYVHIAIVEAGEGIIGMFVLPHKTYDLSYFIKRNNGGSSSHWQLEKTISLDSSQYSLNKHSTGRKLFLYHRGSPSLVAGLFSMDVKTFQLQMVFACKYYGMLYPRAYYNFPPFLSTPIVSSGTQEQGVETPQAEEEPIDSPQYESNVNEANVGSPADVSRTGDGSD; encoded by the exons ATGGGCGGCGACGCGACGGAGATTGCCATCCTCGAGAGCCATGGGCCCCAGGAGATGGCCTCGCTGCCGATCCCCGACGAGCTCCTGCCTGAAATCTTCCTCCGCCTGCCCACCCCCGCCGACCTCGTCCGTACCTCCGCCGCCTGCGTCTCCTTCCGCGGCGTCGTCACCGACCGCCCCTTCCTCCGGAGGTACCGCAAGATCCACGCCCCGCCCCTCCTGGGCTTCCTCGACCTGAACGGAGTCTTCCACCCCGCCGAGCCGCCTCACCCCTTCACTTCGGCAGCAGAAGCCTTCGCCGACTTCAGCTTATCCTTCCTCCCTGCCCCAGCCAGCGACTGGGCCATTCAAGACATCCGCGACGGCCGCGTCCTACTTGGCAGGCGCGGCGTCTTCACGGAGTTTGTGGTATGTGATCCCTTGCACCGGCGGCACATCCTGCTTCCCCCAATCCCTGATGTCAACCAGTGGCTTCCTTCAGTGGACAACTCACATATCTTCCTCATGGGCGGCGATGAGGATGCTTCGGACGAAACATTTTTCAGAGTGATATATGTGGCAGTCAACCAACATAAGCAGGTCGCCTTGGTCTTCTCTTCCAGCACCGGACAATGGCGAGCCACTCCTCCATCAATAGTGCGATCACCTAACTCATACTGGCTCCAGTGTGCGTATGGCTGCTTGTATGGGTTGACAGAGAGAAATCAGAAGTTACAGGTGCTTGACACCCAGAGGATGGTGTTCTCACTCTTAGACCTCCCGCCTGAAGCCAGAGCCGGAGGTTCTTCTTATGTGCACATAGCCATTGTGGAGGCAGGGGAGGGCATCATTGGGATGTTTGTGCTACCACATAAGACATATGACCTCAGTTATTTCATTAAGAGAAACAACGGTGGAAGTTCCAGCCACTGGCAGTTGGAGAAGACAATCTCACTGGATTCTTCTCAGTACTCTCTAAACAAGCATTCAACAGGGAGGAAATTGTTCCTATACCATCGGGGAAGCCCATCGCTTGTTGCCGGCCTTTTCTCAATGGACGTCAAGACATTCCAGCTTCAGATGGTGTTTGCCTGCAAATATTATGGCATGCTTTACCCACGGGCATAttacaactttccaccattcttgTCGACTCCAATAGTATCAAGTG GTACTCAGGAACAAGGTGTGGAGACGCCACAAGCTGAAGAAGAGCCCATAGATAGCCCTCAGTACGAGAGCAATGTTAATGAGGCAAATGTTGGAAGTCCTGCCGATGTATCGAGGACTGGAGATGGTTCTGATTGA